GCGTCGTTCGGGGCGGCGCGGGCGGCGCGCTCGGCCTCCACGGTGGCGGTGTGCTCGCGCTCGTCGAAGGCGCGGAAGTAGTCGAGCACGGTGGCGTACTCGCCACGCAGGGTGGCGTCCGCGGGAGCGCGGGCCACCGCGTCCCTCAGGCTGGAGGTGAGGGTGGGCAGGAGCTGGGGCGCGGGGGTGGTGCCCTTGGTGATCGCCGGGGCGGTGGAGGGCAGGGTGACGCGCAGCCGGCCGGGGGGATCCCGGCGCAGGTAGAAGCCGAGGGGCCCCGACTCCTGGCACACCTTGACGAGGACGCGGTTGAGGCCCTTGCGCAGGCGCACGGAGACGCGCGTCTGATCCGGCCGGGGCAGGTTGTAGTGGTCGCTGGTGGCGGCCTTCTCACCATTCACCCACAGCCGGAAGGCGCCGGAGGTGCCCACGCCGAGCGTCACGCGCGCCTCGGCCGGAGCCTCCAGCCAGGTGACGGCGTAGGCCACGGCCTCGCGGTTGGGACGCAGCGCGGCGCCCAGGTCGATGTAGCCATCGTTGGGGGTGACGGACAGGGGGCGCCAGGACACGGGGCCCTTGGCGCCAGAGTAGCGGGCGGACAGGTCGAGCGCGGTCGCCTCGGGGCCGAAGTCGGTGTCACAGCCGGCCTTGCCCTCGTTGTCGAAGCCGCCGACGACGTAGAAGTCGCGCACGAAGCCCAGCGAGTCCTGCCACTCGGCGGCGCGGGTGAGCCGGCCGCGGGCGCGCTCCAGGTCCAGCATGAGGAACTGCGCGGTGGCGCGGGTGCCGGGGTCCACGAACTTCCGGGTCGTGGCCACCTCGGTATAGGTCTTCGCCAGGAGGGTGAGATCGTCGAGGTCCGGCTCGAGCGCCTGCATGCGCAGCAGGTGCGCGGCGCCCCGGGGGGACGAGGCGAGGGAGAGGGCCTGCTCGGCCTCTTGTTGGGCCTCGGCGGCGCTCGGGTTGGAGGCGGCCCGCGACAGGAGCGGGCAGGCGAGCACGAGGAGTGTCGCGAGCCAGGGAGCGGGAGAGCGCGGGGCGAGCCGTGGGGTACGAGACATCCGTGTTCCTCGTCCGTCGGAAGGGGGGACCGGGGTGTCATTCCCGGCGCCGGTGAACAGCCGGACTTCGGGCAGCCTTCCCTGCATGCGCTGTTGGGAGCGGGCAGGCAACTGAAATGTCGAGGAACGTGCGAGGGAGCGGGCCCGGCGTCCGGGGCCCGGGGTTCAGGCGAGGGAGAAGGCGCGGGCGAGGGTGAGGACCTCCACGTGGGGGGCCCCGGCCTCCTGGAGGGCGGTGGCGGCGGCGCGGACGGTGGCGCCGGTGGTGAGCACGTCGTCCACGAGGAGCACGTCCCGTCCGGCCACGGAGGCGGAGGCGCGGAAGGCCTGGGAGACATTGAGGGCGCGCTCGGCCTCGGACAGGCCCACCTGGCGGCGCGTCTCGCGGGCGCGGTGGAGCAGACCCAGGCTGGCCTCGCGGCCCGTGGCGCGGGCCAGGGCCTCCACGAGCAGTTGGGCCTGATCGTACTTGCGTTCGCGAAAGCGCTTGCCATGCAGGGGCAGGGCGACGAGCAGGGTGGGGGCCCGGGAGAGGAAGTGGCGGCACTCGGTGGCGAGCAGCTCTCCGAGGACGGGGGCGAGCTCGGGATGGTCCTCGTACTTGAAGCGGTGGATGGCGCGGGCGACGGGGCCCTCGTGGGCGAAGGGAGCCCAGGCGCGGGAGAAGGGAGGCGGCGAGTCGTGGCAGCGGGGGCAGGTGTGGCGGGGGAAGGAGCCGGGCTCGGCGCAGGTGCGGCAGCGCGCGATGGGCAGCCGTTCCACGGCGAGGTCGCACGTCTCGCAGAAGGCGGCGCGCACGGGCATCACCTTCGCGCAGGCGATGCACGCGGGCGGGTAGAGCAGTTCGAGGAGGGACTGGAGCACGCGGGGCGGACTGTGCAACCCGGGGGCCAGCGGAGGCCGGAGCGCTCGAGGATGCTTGTTGAAGTCTCCCGCCCTGTGTCAGCGTCCCTCTCCTCTTTGGAGGACATGTGGCTGCTGATGTTCTGGAGGTCCGTAATCTCGGGCAGATCGCACATGCTCGCATCGAGTTTGGAGACCTGACCGTGCTGGTAGGTCCCCAAGCGGCGGGGAAGAGCCTCCTGTTGCAGACGTGGAAGCTGGGGCTCGACGCGGGAGAGATCGTCTCCGCGCTGCGTGATGCTGGGACCTCCCTGGAGAACAAGAACGAGCTGTTGGATGCGTACTACGGCGAGGGGATGAGCACGGCGTGGGTGGGGAAGACCCGGGTGTCCATCAATGGCCAGCCGTTGCGCCCCGAGGAACTGCTACATGCCCGGAAGGCAAAGGGCCGCGTGTTCTTCGTCCCGGCTCATCGTGCCCTCCTCATGTCAGAGGGGTGGCCATCGCCCTTCATTCGGCTCAAGGCGGATACGCCAACCGTGGCCCGCCTGTTCAGCCAGAGTCTGTATGATCGTTTCACGGGAAAGCAGACAGGAGATCTGTTTCCAGTGGAGCGACGGTTGAAGCAGGGGGTGCGTACCCTGATCGACGATGCCGTCTTCCATGGGGGCACGGTGCGGCTGGAGAAGGCCGGATTGCAGACCCGGCTTGAGCTGGGCTACGGCAAGACACAGCTCCCGTTCATGACCTGGACCGCTGGTCAGCGTGAGTTCACGCCGCTCCTGTTGGGCCTCTACCGGGTTCTTCCCGAGCGGCGCAAAAGGAAGGAAGAGGACATCGAGTGGGTCATCATCGAGGAGCCTGAAATGGGTCTTCATCCCCAGGCACTGACGGCGGTCATGGCCCTGGTCCTCGATCTGTTGTGGCGAGGCTACCGGGTGGTTTTGTCAACTCACTCGCCCGTCGTGCTGGATGTCGTCTTCGCCATCCAGTCCCTGCGGGACAAGAAGCAAGGCGCTCGGAAGCTGCGCGAGGCATTCGGGCTGTCCGCTGGGGCGGAGAATGTGCGGTTCATCAGCGAGGCACTCAACAAGTCCACGAGGACCTACGCCCTGGCGTTCGATGAGGAACTCCGCGTCCACGGCCGGGACATTTCCAGCCTCGATCCAGGCGCCGATGACGCGGCGACCTCGGGCTGGGGTGGGCTGACCGGTTTCAGTGGGAGATTTGGAAAAGCCATCTCCGATGCGGTCAACGAGGAGGGCTCGTGAGCGTCCGCAAAGCGCTGGAGCCAGGTTGCGCGCTCGTGGCCGCGGTCCATCCGGGCAAACGAGCCCTCCGAAAGAGTGATCGCGAGCGCATCGTCGAGTCCGCTGCCGCCCGGGTCGTCGACTCGCTCGACCTCGACACTCAAACCGCGGCCGAGCGCGGTAGCGAGAATCGCTGGGACTACCTGCTGGGAACGACCCGATCGGATCTTCCGCTCATCGCGGTCGAGGTCCATCCGGCGAATACCGGACAGGTCAAGGTCCTCATCGCGAAAAAGCGTGCCGCCGAAGCGGTGCTGCGCTCCGTGCTCGAGCCGGGCCAGACCGTGAAGCGGTGGTACTGGATCGCGAGTGGCAAGACGGTCATCACGCGCAACACACCCGAGTCGAGAATGCTCGACGCCGCGGGCATCCGGCTCGTCGGCTCCCTGCTGCACCTCACGCGCGATTCATGACCTTTTCTCACTGGGTTCAGCCGTCGCTCCGGGGGAGGATGCGGCCAAAGAAATCACGGGAGACACGCGCACTCATGAAGAAGCTCGCCATTGTCGTCGCCGGGGGGCCTGCCCCGGGCATCAACAGCGTGATTGGAGCGGCCACCATCCGAGCCTGCCTCGCGGGCGTGGAGGTGCTCGGCATCCAGGATGGCTTCAAGTGGCTCGCCGAGGGAGACACCTCCCACGTCATCCCCCTCACCATCGAGGACACCAGCCGCATCCACTTTCGCGGCGGCTCGTACATCGGCATCTCGCGCGCCAACCCCACGCGCTCCCCCGAGCACCTCCAGCGCACCATCGATGGGCTGGAGCGCCTGGGAGTGGGCATGCTCGTCACGGTGGGCGGAGATGGCACGGCCACGCTCGCGCAGATCATCTCCGAGAAGACGCGCGGCCGCATCCGCGTGGTGCACGTGCCCAAGACGATCGACAACGACATCGACCTGCCCGACGACACGAGCACCTTCGGCTTCCAGACGGCGCGCCACGTGGGCGTGGAGATCGTCAAGAACCTGATGGTGGACGCGAAGACGACGTCGCGCTGGTACTTCGTCGTCGCCCAGGGACGGAAGGCGGGACACCTCGCCCTGGCGATCGGCAAGGCGGTGGGCGCCACCGTCACCCTCATCCCCGAGGAGTTCCGCGGCAAGAAGGTGCCCTTCACCACCGTGGTGGACCTGCTCGCCGGCTCCGTCATCAAGCGGCTCTCGTACGGGCGCCCGGACGGCATCGCGCTGCTGGCCGAGGGGCTCGCCGACTGCATCGAGCCCGAGGATCTGGCGCGCTACACGGAGCTGCCGCGCGACCACATGGGCAACCTGCACGTGGCGGACGTGCCCCTGGCCGAGGTGCTCGAGAAGGCCGTCAAGATGCGGCTCGCGGCGTTGGGCATCAAGTCCACGATCGTCTCCAAGTACATCGGCTACGAGGTGCGCTGCGCGGATCCCATTCCGTTCGACATGGAGTACACGCGGGACCTCGGCCATTGCGCGGCGCGCTACATCATCGAGGGGGGAACCGAGGCCGTGGTGGCGATGATCAACGGACGCTTCCAGGCCATCCCGTTCGAGAAGATGAAGGACCCGGCCACCGGGCGGCCCCGTGTGCGCATGGTGGATGTGGACTCGGATCGCTACCGCATCGCGCGCAGCTTCATGCTGCGGCTCAAGCGCGAGGACTTCGCCCGGCCGGGAGAGGTGGCGCGCTTCGCGGAGACGTGCCAGCTCACCCCCGAGGCGTTCCGCCGCGAGTTCTTCCACCTGGTGAAGGACGAGCCGGAGATCGCGGTGGACGTCGGCCAGGCTCTGGCGGCCACGCCGACTCCAGGAGGCAACGCGGAGAGCGGAGAGAGCCAGGAGGGCGGTCCTCCCGCGACCTGACACCCTCGCGGCATCTGCCGTGTGCCGCGCCCCTCGCGCGCTCGTTCGTCGCTGTCGGAGCATGCTGGCCATGCTCCCCAACGCGCCCGACTAGAGCCTGCCCCCCGCGCTTGATGAAAGGATGTGACGATGCGCTTGCGAACCTGGAGCGCGCTCCTGGTGCTGCTCACCGCCTGCGCGAGCGCGCCCGCCCCGCAGTCGATGCCACGGCCCCATGCCTTCGTGTCGACTCCCACTTTGGGCCCTCGCATCCGGCTCGTTTCCGCGCCGATGGAGCCGGCACCGGAACGGTCGTGGATTGGAAAGGCGGACCTGGACAAGGCCAGGGCACTGCTGTCTCGGGCGCGCGAGGACCTGGAACCGCGTCAGTGGGAACAGTTGGACCGCGAGCTCACCGCGGCGGAGCGGGCCTTCGAGCGCTTCTCGCGCGCCGCGAGGACGAGCGGGCATGCCGCTGAGGTAGCGAGGGGAGCCGAGGGCCTCGCCCAGGCTGGACGCGCAGGCGAGGCCCCTTTGGCGCTCTCCAGGGTGGGTCCGGTGCTTGTGGCCCTCGTCCTGCTCTGGCCCTTCCGCACCGCCGGGCCGGAGTCTGACAGCCGCCCGCCCTGGGTCGACGCTCAACGGGAGTTCGAGGCACGGCTGCGGGACGTCTCGGAGTCCTCGCGGCAACTCATGGTGGAACTTGAGGCCCAGCCTCGTGCGGCGAAAGCACCGGCCCGGAAGCCCTCGCCACAGAAGCAGCTCGCGTCCGCCCTCGTGGAGGAAGACGACCCGAGATGCAAGCCCGTCCCGGTGCCACACTTGGGCGGTAATGACCCGCACAACAAATGCGCCGACCTGATGCCGAACAACAGCTTCCCCGGTTGGGATGTGTTCGTGAATGGGAAGAACTTCGACGCGCTGCAACTGGCCACGCGCACTCTGTGGGACGTCAAGACGGATGACTTCGACAGACACTCGTCTCGGTCCCAGGAGTTTCTTGCTGGAGTGAAGTTGCCGGAATTACAACGCGAGGACGGGCTCGCCAAACAGTGTGGATATGACTTCATCGTTGGTGTCAAAAGCGCCACGCACAAAGCCATGTTGTTCAAACTAGACCCCAACCTCAAAGTTGTTGTCATGGATTGGTGCTGAGATGGCAGCCACGCAAAACTCTTTACACCTTATTGTCTACGCACCTGCGCTTGTAGGCGACGATGGGCGCCCTCTTGCCATCGTCCATGGAATGGAGCGCGCGGTTCCCGGCTTGCGGCTGGGGTGGACGACTTCTGAAAAGGACGACCTCATTGCATTGCCTCACCGTGATGAGTGGGTCACGACAAATAGGACAGACAACGGGTTTCCGTTCCTCTGCAATGACGACGAGAATCGCGTCATGACGCTTACCGGATGGGAGAATGCGAGAGGTCTTGCCGCGGACATGACGCCACACTTTGAAGTCCATGCGACGCTGCCACAAGACGAAGCGGGTATTGCGGCGGCAGCGGATGCGCTAGAAGCCGTAGCAGAGGGGGCTCGCGCGATCTGGGGGCGCGTGCTGCCAGATAGCGTGGCCGAGACAGTGGCGCAGCAGTTTCGCCACCCGGGGGATGCGGCTCATATTCCGCCCAAAGGGCTACCCTCTCTCAAACTCTCATGGGATATCCCCGCGCCTGAGATTCCGCATTACCTGGGATGGCTGAACTATTGGTCTTCCGCTACCGCGCGCGCCATCGGCTTTCCGGACCCCGCCCGCGACGCGGATTTGCTTTCGCGCTCACGGCGTACCACGACGGGCGGGTGGGTTGTCAGGCTCACCGATGCGCCGCTCGACCTGGACAACCCCGCACACCTGGACGCGCTTAAACGGGCCTACGAGCGCTTCCCGGAGATTGGTGGGCGCTCCACCCCTTGAGGCTTGGCACGGCTCGAAGTGGCCGGGCTCATGGTCCCACCCTCTGGCTCACCGGGAAGGTGGCCCCGGTGCAACTCCACCACCGGAAGTCCCCGGCCAATTCTCCCAGCCTACCTGGCTTCTTGATCCCGCAGGTAAGCCACGAGTGCGTTGGCGTGCCCGTGGCCGAGTCCGTGTTCGGACTTCAGCCAGTTCACGATCTCCATGTGCTTCTTGACGGGCGCTGAGCGAATGACCTTGAACCACTCCTCCACGGGGCGGCCGTACGTCTTCTCGATCGACGGGAAGTACGATTGGGGTCCCTTCACCGGTTTGGTCGTCACTGCTGCTCCTTTCTCTGTGGCTACCCGGTCTCTTGCACCGGGCATTCGGTAAGCCTCCCAGGAATCTCCCTTGGAGCGGGTTCGTCTTCGTTGAAGTAGTAAGCCAGAAGGCATTCACCG
Above is a window of Cystobacter fuscus DNA encoding:
- a CDS encoding DUF6310 domain-containing protein, whose amino-acid sequence is MLLTACASAPAPQSMPRPHAFVSTPTLGPRIRLVSAPMEPAPERSWIGKADLDKARALLSRAREDLEPRQWEQLDRELTAAERAFERFSRAARTSGHAAEVARGAEGLAQAGRAGEAPLALSRVGPVLVALVLLWPFRTAGPESDSRPPWVDAQREFEARLRDVSESSRQLMVELEAQPRAAKAPARKPSPQKQLASALVEEDDPRCKPVPVPHLGGNDPHNKCADLMPNNSFPGWDVFVNGKNFDALQLATRTLWDVKTDDFDRHSSRSQEFLAGVKLPELQREDGLAKQCGYDFIVGVKSATHKAMLFKLDPNLKVVVMDWC
- a CDS encoding DUF4287 domain-containing protein; this encodes MTTKPVKGPQSYFPSIEKTYGRPVEEWFKVIRSAPVKKHMEIVNWLKSEHGLGHGHANALVAYLRDQEAR
- a CDS encoding DUF5953 family protein, with protein sequence MAATQNSLHLIVYAPALVGDDGRPLAIVHGMERAVPGLRLGWTTSEKDDLIALPHRDEWVTTNRTDNGFPFLCNDDENRVMTLTGWENARGLAADMTPHFEVHATLPQDEAGIAAAADALEAVAEGARAIWGRVLPDSVAETVAQQFRHPGDAAHIPPKGLPSLKLSWDIPAPEIPHYLGWLNYWSSATARAIGFPDPARDADLLSRSRRTTTGGWVVRLTDAPLDLDNPAHLDALKRAYERFPEIGGRSTP
- a CDS encoding ComF family protein, whose amino-acid sequence is MLQSLLELLYPPACIACAKVMPVRAAFCETCDLAVERLPIARCRTCAEPGSFPRHTCPRCHDSPPPFSRAWAPFAHEGPVARAIHRFKYEDHPELAPVLGELLATECRHFLSRAPTLLVALPLHGKRFRERKYDQAQLLVEALARATGREASLGLLHRARETRRQVGLSEAERALNVSQAFRASASVAGRDVLLVDDVLTTGATVRAAATALQEAGAPHVEVLTLARAFSLA
- the pfp gene encoding diphosphate--fructose-6-phosphate 1-phosphotransferase, producing MKKLAIVVAGGPAPGINSVIGAATIRACLAGVEVLGIQDGFKWLAEGDTSHVIPLTIEDTSRIHFRGGSYIGISRANPTRSPEHLQRTIDGLERLGVGMLVTVGGDGTATLAQIISEKTRGRIRVVHVPKTIDNDIDLPDDTSTFGFQTARHVGVEIVKNLMVDAKTTSRWYFVVAQGRKAGHLALAIGKAVGATVTLIPEEFRGKKVPFTTVVDLLAGSVIKRLSYGRPDGIALLAEGLADCIEPEDLARYTELPRDHMGNLHVADVPLAEVLEKAVKMRLAALGIKSTIVSKYIGYEVRCADPIPFDMEYTRDLGHCAARYIIEGGTEAVVAMINGRFQAIPFEKMKDPATGRPRVRMVDVDSDRYRIARSFMLRLKREDFARPGEVARFAETCQLTPEAFRREFFHLVKDEPEIAVDVGQALAATPTPGGNAESGESQEGGPPAT
- a CDS encoding AAA family ATPase; its protein translation is MLVGPQAAGKSLLLQTWKLGLDAGEIVSALRDAGTSLENKNELLDAYYGEGMSTAWVGKTRVSINGQPLRPEELLHARKAKGRVFFVPAHRALLMSEGWPSPFIRLKADTPTVARLFSQSLYDRFTGKQTGDLFPVERRLKQGVRTLIDDAVFHGGTVRLEKAGLQTRLELGYGKTQLPFMTWTAGQREFTPLLLGLYRVLPERRKRKEEDIEWVIIEEPEMGLHPQALTAVMALVLDLLWRGYRVVLSTHSPVVLDVVFAIQSLRDKKQGARKLREAFGLSAGAENVRFISEALNKSTRTYALAFDEELRVHGRDISSLDPGADDAATSGWGGLTGFSGRFGKAISDAVNEEGS